In Nocardioides daphniae, the DNA window ATGGCCGCCCTGGCCGACGTCGGCTGCCCGGTGCGCGTGACCGGCCTGCTGGCCGTCGCGGAGAACGCGGTCGGTGGTGACGCGATGCGTCCGGGCGACGTCATCCGGCACTACGGCGGGCGTACGTCCGAGGTCAACAACACCGACGCCGAGGGACGGCTCGTGCTCGCCGACGCCATGGCGTACGCCGTCGCGGAGCTCCACCCCGACGTGCTCGTCGACGTGGCCACGCTGACCGGTGCGATGAAGGTCGCGCTCGGCGTGCAGACCGGTGGCTTCTTCGCCAACGACGAGACCCTGGCCGAGCGGGTCCGCGCCGCCGGTGACGCGGCCGGCGAGCCGGTCTGGCGCATGCCCCTGGTCGCCGACTACGAGGAGAAGATCGCCTCCAAGGTCGCTGACGGCGACAACGCCGCCGGAGGGGCCGGGGCGATCACCGCGGCGCTCTTCCTGCAGCACTTCGCCGGGGACGTGCCGTGGGCCCACCTCGACATCGCGTCGGTGGGCGACTCGG includes these proteins:
- a CDS encoding leucyl aminopeptidase family protein; translated protein: MSIKPAEGMVNMKRDMTGAAVVLATMAALADVGCPVRVTGLLAVAENAVGGDAMRPGDVIRHYGGRTSEVNNTDAEGRLVLADAMAYAVAELHPDVLVDVATLTGAMKVALGVQTGGFFANDETLAERVRAAGDAAGEPVWRMPLVADYEEKIASKVADGDNAAGGAGAITAALFLQHFAGDVPWAHLDIASVGDSGSERHEWTAGPTGFGPRLLLEWLRSEAPLAGVGTGAGAKR